In a genomic window of Streptococcus mitis NCTC 12261:
- a CDS encoding helix-turn-helix domain-containing protein, protein MNTLAEKFRVKRKELGLSQQTLAEGICEQSQISKIERGHFIPSADLLFKLSQRLEVPLDYFFNEQIEIKSNLSNFKQLSARLLDDRNYDDLEYIYRIEIERSTFLTLEDRTYLEWIKAIIDFYQYDSKCEAISSLENILLKVSSNTLIYLKALNTLSNFYSLVGREQEYEANYSHLMELYQTKNFEHQEFLFGYIRVRYNYAHYLVSKEKYNEAIQEALETIELCKQRQTSYQLAPLLILVGNAGAKFLDKEQVKNYYIEARELCKIYNNPLMLMKIENYLKELDTV, encoded by the coding sequence ATGAATACACTCGCTGAGAAATTCAGAGTAAAGAGAAAAGAGTTAGGTCTCTCCCAACAAACTCTTGCAGAAGGAATTTGTGAACAAAGCCAGATTAGTAAAATTGAGAGAGGGCATTTCATTCCCTCCGCAGACCTTTTGTTCAAACTCTCACAACGACTTGAAGTACCATTAGATTATTTTTTTAATGAACAAATTGAAATTAAATCTAACCTCTCTAATTTCAAGCAATTATCTGCTCGACTATTAGATGACAGAAATTATGACGATTTGGAATATATTTATAGAATAGAGATTGAGCGAAGCACCTTTCTAACACTAGAAGACCGAACTTACCTTGAATGGATTAAAGCTATTATTGACTTCTATCAATATGACAGTAAGTGTGAGGCAATTTCTTCATTGGAAAATATATTATTAAAAGTCTCTTCAAATACTCTGATTTATTTAAAGGCGTTGAATACTCTATCTAATTTCTATTCCTTAGTGGGTCGTGAACAAGAATATGAGGCAAACTACTCTCATTTGATGGAGTTATATCAGACAAAAAATTTTGAGCATCAGGAGTTTTTATTTGGTTACATCAGAGTTCGTTACAACTACGCTCACTACCTAGTATCAAAGGAAAAATATAACGAAGCCATCCAAGAAGCTCTTGAGACGATTGAACTCTGTAAACAAAGACAGACAAGCTACCAACTGGCTCCTCTACTTATTCTTGTAGGAAATGCTGGAGCCAAATTTCTAGACAAAGAACAAGTCAAAAATTATTATATAG
- a CDS encoding PhrA family quorum-sensing system peptide, translated as MKKLAILALLGVFTFSNTIPYQQFIQKNKQLEIRVQSQKKSNCLDVGKAD; from the coding sequence ATTAAAAAATTAGCTATATTAGCATTACTAGGTGTTTTTACGTTTAGTAATACAATTCCTTACCAACAGTTTATTCAGAAGAATAAACAATTGGAGATTCGAGTGCAATCACAAAAGAAGTCCAATTGTCTTGATGTTGGGAAGGCAGATTAG
- a CDS encoding ABC transporter ATP-binding protein — MRARSIVNIKNLTKQYGDFQLQVRNLEIPEGKVIGLIGENGAGKSTLLNLILNQLQIEKDSIRVFEQTYSEHEQDIKSKLGVVLEQNFFPVSFSVEQVERMMSMIYPSWDKKLFYTFIQKFNLPSQKQMKEFSRGMVVKLNFASALAHRPRLLIADEATSGLDPIVRREILSILEEYVKKENMTVILSSHILSDLEQAADYFIFIHNGEILLEGDRENLLNRFMIKTEIKNNMDQVDIYYKLEEGDSVRYLVVVSDKSKDESNYATLWEILLFLVKGERINERTTI, encoded by the coding sequence ATGAGAGCCAGATCAATAGTTAATATAAAAAATTTAACCAAGCAGTATGGGGATTTTCAATTGCAAGTCCGTAACTTAGAGATTCCAGAAGGTAAGGTTATTGGACTGATTGGTGAAAACGGAGCTGGTAAATCTACTTTACTGAATCTGATTTTAAATCAACTACAGATTGAGAAGGATAGTATAAGGGTTTTTGAACAAACTTATTCAGAGCATGAGCAAGATATTAAATCGAAACTAGGGGTTGTCTTAGAGCAAAACTTTTTTCCAGTTTCATTTTCGGTGGAGCAAGTTGAAAGAATGATGAGCATGATTTATCCTAGTTGGGATAAAAAGTTATTTTACACTTTTATTCAAAAGTTTAACTTACCATCTCAAAAACAGATGAAAGAATTTTCCAGAGGAATGGTGGTGAAACTTAATTTTGCGTCTGCACTCGCTCATCGCCCGAGACTATTAATTGCAGATGAGGCCACAAGTGGCTTGGATCCTATTGTTAGGCGAGAGATCTTATCTATTTTAGAAGAGTATGTTAAAAAAGAGAATATGACCGTAATCTTATCTTCACATATTTTGAGTGACTTAGAACAGGCGGCAGATTATTTTATTTTTATCCATAATGGGGAGATTCTTCTAGAGGGAGACAGAGAAAATTTACTGAACCGATTTATGATTAAAACAGAAATAAAGAACAATATGGATCAAGTAGACATTTATTATAAATTAGAAGAGGGTGATAGTGTTCGATATTTAGTAGTTGTATCTGACAAGAGTAAGGACGAGAGTAATTATGCAACGCTTTGGGAAATTTTATTATTTTTAGTCAAAGGAGAACGAATAAATGAAAGGACTACTATATAA
- a CDS encoding ABC-2 transporter permease, translating into MKGLLYKDAQLILNKVKIINRIFIALALFLITIFARESGTIFLLIVLPISLASLPTALVVSDSENGWNQFVGVFPISKSKIILARYLSCISFILLVSSIVLSLSLATHVMFNQYSLNLHLIMALIGIIFGIMYVALLLPSVYAFGAFGNTIVNILVLSLVMGLVYGLQKTTFGMIFINWISSANHFLLVISIIILASIMIGVSFILSTKIYCKIFMK; encoded by the coding sequence ATGAAAGGACTACTATATAAAGATGCGCAACTTATTTTAAATAAAGTAAAGATAATTAATAGAATATTTATTGCCTTAGCCTTATTCTTAATTACAATCTTTGCAAGAGAATCGGGGACAATTTTTTTACTAATAGTGTTACCAATAAGTTTAGCTTCTCTTCCCACAGCTTTAGTTGTATCAGATAGTGAGAATGGTTGGAATCAATTTGTAGGAGTTTTTCCAATTTCAAAATCTAAGATAATTTTAGCGAGGTATCTCTCTTGTATTTCTTTTATTCTTTTGGTAAGTTCTATAGTATTGAGTTTAAGTCTTGCTACCCATGTCATGTTTAATCAATACAGTCTCAATCTACATTTAATTATGGCATTGATTGGAATAATCTTTGGAATCATGTATGTAGCCTTATTGCTTCCTTCCGTATATGCCTTTGGTGCTTTTGGAAATACGATTGTCAATATACTGGTACTATCGTTAGTTATGGGATTAGTGTATGGTCTTCAGAAAACGACTTTCGGCATGATTTTCATTAACTGGATTAGTTCAGCTAATCATTTCCTTCTAGTTATAAGTATCATAATTTTGGCCAGTATCATGATTGGGGTTTCTTTTATACTTTCAACTAAAATCTATTGTAAAATATTTATGAAGTAA
- a CDS encoding ABC transporter ATP-binding protein: protein MSLLVFENVSKSYGATPALENVSLDIPAGKIVGLLGPNGSGKTTLIKLINGLLQPDQGRVLINDMDPSPATKAIVAYLPDTTYLNEQMKVKEALTYFKTFYKDFNLERAHHLLADLGIDENSRLKKLSKGNKEKVQLILVMSRDARLYVLDEPIGGVDPAAREYILNTIINNYSPTSTVLISTHLISDIEPILDEIVFLKDGKVVRQGNVDDIRYESGESIDQLFRQEFKA from the coding sequence ATGTCATTACTAGTATTTGAAAATGTATCCAAATCTTATGGAGCAACACCAGCCCTTGAAAATGTTTCTCTTGACATCCCAGCTGGAAAAATTGTTGGTCTCCTTGGACCAAATGGCTCAGGGAAAACAACCCTGATTAAACTAATCAATGGCCTCTTACAACCAGATCAAGGACGTGTCCTTATCAACGATATGGACCCAAGCCCAGCAACCAAGGCTATCGTAGCTTATTTGCCAGATACAACCTATCTCAATGAGCAAATGAAGGTCAAAGAAGCCCTAACCTACTTCAAGACCTTCTATAAAGATTTCAATCTGGAACGCGCCCATCATCTACTTGCAGACCTCGGCATTGATGAAAATAGTCGTCTCAAGAAATTATCAAAAGGAAACAAGGAAAAGGTACAACTGATTTTGGTTATGAGTCGTGATGCTCGTCTCTACGTTTTAGACGAACCCATTGGTGGAGTGGACCCAGCAGCCCGTGAGTATATCCTCAATACCATTATCAACAACTACTCCCCAACTTCTACCGTTTTGATTTCTACCCACTTAATTTCTGATATCGAGCCAATCTTAGATGAAATTGTCTTCCTTAAGGACGGAAAAGTCGTCCGTCAAGGCAATGTAGATGACATTCGCTATGAGTCAGGTGAATCCATTGACCAACTCTTCCGTCAGGAATTTAAGGCCTAA
- a CDS encoding GntR family transcriptional regulator, with amino-acid sequence MSWTFDNKKPIYLQIMEKIKLQIVSHTLEPNQQLPTVRELASEAGVNPNTIQRALSDLEREGFVYSKRTTGRFVTEDKELIAQSRKQLSEEELEHFVSSMTHFGYEKEELPGVVGDYIKGV; translated from the coding sequence ATGTCCTGGACATTTGACAACAAAAAACCCATCTATTTACAGATTATGGAGAAAATCAAGCTTCAGATTGTTTCCCATACACTGGAACCCAATCAACAACTTCCAACCGTGAGAGAGCTAGCAAGCGAGGCCGGTGTCAATCCAAACACCATCCAAAGAGCCTTGTCAGACCTTGAACGAGAAGGATTTGTCTACAGCAAGCGCACAACTGGACGATTTGTGACTGAGGATAAGGAGCTAATCGCCCAATCGCGCAAACAATTATCGGAAGAAGAATTGGAACACTTCGTTTCCTCCATGACCCATTTTGGCTATGAAAAAGAAGAACTACCAGGCGTAGTCGGCGATTATATTAAAGGAGTTTAA
- the nrdR gene encoding transcriptional regulator NrdR, whose amino-acid sequence MRCPKCGATKSSVIDSRQAEEGNTIRRRRECDECQHRFTTYERVEERTLVVVKKDGTREQFSRDKIFNGIIRSAQKRPVSSDEINMVVNRIEQKLRGRNENEIQSEDIGSLVMEELAELDEITYVRFASVYRSFKDVSELESLLQQITQSSKKKKER is encoded by the coding sequence ATGCGTTGTCCAAAATGTGGGGCTACCAAGTCAAGTGTTATCGATAGTCGCCAAGCAGAAGAAGGGAACACTATTCGTAGAAGACGTGAGTGCGATGAATGCCAGCACCGTTTTACAACCTACGAACGAGTAGAAGAAAGAACCTTAGTGGTTGTTAAAAAAGATGGCACACGGGAACAATTCTCTAGAGATAAAATCTTTAATGGAATTATCCGCTCAGCCCAGAAACGTCCTGTGTCAAGTGATGAAATCAACATGGTAGTCAATCGTATCGAACAGAAACTCCGTGGTCGAAATGAAAATGAAATTCAAAGTGAGGACATTGGTTCACTCGTCATGGAGGAGTTGGCTGAGTTAGACGAGATTACCTATGTACGTTTTGCCAGTGTCTATCGTAGTTTTAAGGATGTTAGTGAGTTAGAGAGCCTGCTCCAACAAATCACCCAGTCCTCTAAAAAGAAAAAGGAAAGATAA
- a CDS encoding replication initiation and membrane attachment family protein translates to MKPIDRFSYLKNNRVSQDTSSLVQCYLPIIGQEALSLYLYTISFWDNGRKEYLFSSILNHLNFGMDRLLKSLKILSAFNLLTLYQKGDTYQIVIHAPLSSQDFLEHPVYRRLLEKKIGDSAVEDLKVESADGEEIPVSLNQVFPDLAEQGSQEDLGLKKKVANDFDLDHFRQLMARDGLRFADEQSDVLNLFAIAEEKKWTWFETYQLAKSTAVSQVISTKRMREKIAQKPVSSDFSPKETTIIKEAKSKTALQFLAEIKQTRKGTITQTERDLLQQMAGLGLLDEVINIILLLTFNKVDSANINEKYAMKVANDYAYQKIHSAEEAVLRIRERGQKNQAQKSSKPSPTKSNVPKWSNPDYKNETSEETRLELERKKQELLARLEKGGD, encoded by the coding sequence ATGAAGCCAATTGACCGTTTTTCTTATCTAAAGAATAATCGGGTGTCGCAAGATACCTCATCTCTGGTACAGTGCTACCTCCCGATTATCGGTCAGGAGGCACTGAGCCTTTATCTTTATACGATTAGTTTTTGGGATAATGGCAGAAAGGAATACCTTTTTTCAAGCATTCTCAATCATCTCAATTTTGGGATGGACAGACTTTTAAAATCTTTGAAAATCCTATCTGCTTTTAATCTCTTGACCCTCTATCAAAAGGGTGATACCTATCAGATAGTTATCCATGCTCCTCTTTCAAGTCAAGATTTCTTGGAGCATCCTGTTTATCGTAGACTTTTAGAGAAAAAGATTGGCGACTCGGCTGTGGAGGATTTGAAAGTTGAAAGTGCTGATGGTGAAGAAATACCTGTCTCACTCAATCAAGTCTTTCCAGACTTGGCAGAACAGGGAAGTCAAGAAGACCTTGGTCTCAAGAAGAAAGTGGCCAACGATTTTGACTTGGACCATTTTCGCCAGCTTATGGCTCGAGATGGACTTCGTTTTGCAGATGAGCAGTCCGATGTCTTGAACCTCTTTGCCATCGCTGAGGAGAAGAAATGGACTTGGTTTGAAACCTATCAACTGGCTAAGTCAACAGCTGTTTCCCAGGTTATTTCAACCAAGCGTATGCGGGAAAAAATTGCTCAAAAACCTGTTTCCTCTGACTTTAGTCCTAAGGAAACGACCATTATCAAAGAGGCTAAAAGTAAAACTGCCCTGCAGTTCTTGGCAGAAATCAAGCAAACACGCAAGGGGACCATTACCCAAACAGAAAGAGACCTCTTGCAACAGATGGCTGGCTTGGGTTTGCTGGACGAAGTCATCAATATCATTCTCTTATTGACCTTTAATAAGGTCGATTCGGCAAATATCAATGAGAAATATGCCATGAAAGTGGCCAATGACTATGCCTATCAAAAGATACATTCGGCAGAAGAGGCGGTCTTACGCATCCGTGAGCGAGGACAGAAGAATCAGGCTCAAAAAAGCAGTAAACCGAGTCCTACCAAGTCCAATGTACCCAAGTGGAGCAATCCAGATTATAAGAATGAAACCAGCGAGGAAACTCGTCTGGAACTAGAACGTAAGAAACAAGAACTATTAGCTCGATTAGAAAAAGGAGGAGATTAG
- the dnaI gene encoding primosomal protein DnaI, with amino-acid sequence MESVGDVLKRQPSRFHYQDLVQKIMKDPDVAAFIQQESLSPEELNRSISKFNQYITERDKFLRGDTDYIAKGYKPILVMNHGYADVSYEETPELIAAEKEAAIKNRLKLINLPASLRKASLAQVDLDDLERLPVFEKLLAFVEQYPAIRKGLYLYGDFGVGKSFMVAALAHDLSEKRGVSSTLLHYPSFVIDVKNAIGDGNVKTLVDEIKLSEVLILDDIGAEQSTAWVRDEILQVILQYRMQENLPTFFTSNFNFEELEQHFAKGKHGNDETWEARRVMERIRYLAEETRLEGVNRR; translated from the coding sequence ATGGAAAGTGTCGGAGACGTACTCAAACGTCAACCTAGCCGTTTTCATTATCAAGATTTGGTCCAGAAAATCATGAAGGATCCTGATGTTGCGGCCTTTATCCAGCAAGAATCCCTCAGCCCAGAGGAATTGAATCGCAGTATCTCCAAGTTTAATCAGTACATCACCGAGCGTGATAAGTTTCTTCGTGGTGATACGGATTATATTGCCAAAGGCTATAAGCCTATTTTGGTTATGAATCATGGTTATGCGGACGTTTCTTATGAGGAAACTCCTGAACTAATCGCGGCCGAAAAAGAAGCGGCTATTAAGAACCGTCTCAAGTTAATCAATCTGCCAGCCAGTCTCAGGAAAGCTAGTTTGGCTCAAGTTGACTTGGATGATTTGGAGCGCTTGCCAGTTTTTGAAAAGCTATTAGCCTTCGTGGAGCAATATCCAGCTATTCGAAAAGGTCTTTACTTATATGGAGACTTTGGTGTGGGTAAAAGTTTCATGGTGGCTGCCTTAGCCCATGATTTATCAGAAAAACGCGGTGTTTCATCCACTCTGCTCCACTATCCTAGCTTTGTCATTGATGTCAAAAATGCTATCGGTGATGGCAATGTCAAGACCTTGGTGGATGAGATTAAGCTTTCTGAAGTCCTGATTTTAGATGATATTGGTGCCGAGCAATCAACAGCTTGGGTACGTGATGAAATCCTGCAGGTCATTCTTCAATATCGGATGCAGGAAAATTTACCGACCTTTTTCACCTCCAACTTCAACTTTGAAGAATTGGAGCAGCATTTCGCTAAAGGGAAACATGGAAATGACGAAACCTGGGAAGCCAGACGCGTCATGGAACGCATCCGTTATTTGGCTGAGGAGACTCGTTTAGAAGGAGTAAACCGTCGATGA
- a CDS encoding NADPH-dependent oxidoreductase — MTETIKLMKAHKSVRRFKEQALPQEDLTEILTAAQMASSWKNFQSYSVIVVRSQEKKDALYELVPQEAIRQSAVFLLFIGDLNRAEKGARLHTDTFQPQGVEGLLISSVDAALAGQNALLAAESLGYGGVIIGLVRYKSEEVAELFNLPDYTYPVFGMALGISNEEHEVKPRLPLNQVVFEEEYQEQSVEIIKDYDRVQTDYAGARATTSWSQRLAEQFGRAEPSSTRKNLEQKKLL, encoded by the coding sequence ATGACAGAAACGATTAAACTGATGAAAGCTCATAAGTCTGTTCGAAGATTTAAAGAGCAAGCCCTCCCTCAGGAAGACTTGACTGAAATCCTGACAGCAGCCCAAATGGCCTCGTCTTGGAAGAATTTCCAATCCTACTCTGTGATTGTGGTACGAAGTCAAGAGAAGAAAGATGCCTTGTATGAATTGGTGCCTCAAGAAGCCATTCGCCAGTCAGCTGTTTTCCTTCTCTTTATCGGAGATTTGAACCGTGCAGAAAAGGGAGCACGACTCCATACCGATACATTCCAACCCCAAGGTGTGGAAGGTCTCTTGATTAGTTCGGTCGATGCGGCCCTTGCTGGTCAAAATGCCCTGCTGGCAGCTGAAAGTTTGGGCTATGGAGGTGTCATCATTGGCTTGGTGCGGTACAAGTCAGAAGAAGTAGCAGAACTCTTTAATTTGCCTGACTACACCTATCCTGTCTTTGGGATGGCACTAGGAATATCAAATGAAGAACATGAAGTCAAACCTCGCTTGCCATTGAATCAAGTGGTATTTGAGGAAGAATACCAGGAGCAATCTGTTGAAATCATCAAAGATTATGACCGTGTGCAGACAGACTATGCTGGGGCGCGTGCGACCACAAGCTGGAGTCAACGTCTAGCAGAACAGTTTGGTCGAGCTGAACCAAGCTCAACTAGAAAAAATCTTGAACAGAAGAAGTTATTGTAG